The Clupea harengus unplaced genomic scaffold, Ch_v2.0.2, whole genome shotgun sequence sequence TTGATTTGGTTGTTTTCTGAACTttattgtagttattaattaattattaatcagagttccaaatgtatagtttattatattttatgagactgataagACTAATTTGGAACTAATCTTTTATTACGACCACTATGGTGGTCACCACACTTTGTGTGTTTCACTTAATAgatctgttgttgtgttgaatgtctgatgcctgtccaatcagGTGTCACCAACATTTTATTGGTGCCgttgtcaggatagtaccaacATTATCTTGGCGACCCTCCTGTGGAAAGTGTTAACATTTCTGCACCCACATGTATTTGGTGCCCATCCACAATGTAACTGCACAGCATATGTATAAGGATGGTGTTTCATTATCCAGATATTGAAATGGCACACAAGAACCACTGCAGTCACCTGGGTTGGTATTTCTTATTTTTACTTACAGTAATAACATATCTCTATACATTTGTCCTGAAGAACACAATTAAGTCAATGTATAAAGACTGTTACAATGTTTATTTAAGTATCAttgcattttattttcagtttaacCAAATGAACTTGagcaattaaaaataaatgaatataaacAATTAACACAAACCCTTGTTTAAAAACACCCTGGATTATCATGAACTACCTCCTTGCTGGTGAgaaaatgtcctgaaataatGTGTTGTTTTCACTCTTCACTCCCACCGATTGCTTTAACTCATTACATACCGCACAGTCCAGCACTcctgaacatacatacatacaaaacgTGAGTCAAATAATTACAAAGGTTATGTACAGCAATTTTAAATCATACAGCGTGCTGGATAATATACAGCACGTCATAAAATATCCATCAGACAGTGTTATGGTCAGAGTCTATAAACCAATGGGTGGCTTCTTGACTCACTGTAAGCTTCCAGGCACagttctgtaaagcactttgaggcAATGATCATTATTAAttatgttatataaataaataacattgaaATGAAGTGAATGTTTTTTCCAGAGATAATAAACGTAGCTGCAAGCTGAAATAAATGGAATCAATTATTATAGTGTCATATGCATCCACCAACAGACCCCTGGGCAACAAAATAGTTGGGTTGGATGATGAAACTGGCTGGCATCAAGGGCATCAAGGGCAAGCAgcatttgaaatttgaaatgaAGTGCCCCACTAGGTGGCGCTATAACACGAAGTGAAGAGTGTGAGTCATGACAATGAAACAATACTATGTTGTTTGTATTGTGGATGTCATTACATTGAGACTGAACCCATATCATCATCTTAAATATATGGGTTAATAACAGGATTAACTAGGGAAAGACCAAATAAGGCACTACAAATACACTTTTAAAAATTATTTACAAGCTAGCTGCTTTTGCTAACCCCAGTGTAGGGACAGAgaaacagtcagtcagtgttaAGAGTTAAGACACCTCTCTGGTTTGTGCTACTATCAGCTCCAGACTGAAATCAAGTCACTACCCAACTGAAGGAGCTACACAAAGACACGATGCAGGAGGATGCATGAGGTTTACGAGAGAAGGATATTTTTAGTTTGAACTGATGGCCTTCTGTTTACCTCATTAGTTTTGCGTATTGACTTAGTTGATCTATTTTTCAGcttaaaaaaagaattaaaaaaaaaacagttccaAATGGGTGGGTTCAAAAATATtgtgatatactgtacatttttcATTATCAACAATATGAAATAGTTTTTCATGATAACAATTTTGGGTGTATTACTACCCAGCCCTAGGCAAGCACCTGTGACATCATCATGGGGTAAAAGTTGGAGTACAAGTGTGGGACAGGCCTCCCAGGGTGGGGCGCGGACTTACAGCAaggcacattttttttctcactgtgAAACAGGAGCCTGCCAtgtaaagtttgggaaccactggtctaatGCATCTTCGTCCATGAAGGTGTCAAGGAGGACTGACTCCATGTCGCACTCAAAGTGCTCGATGGACATGCCATCCAGGTCGCTTGGCAGCCTCTCGGGCCGGCTGAGATGGCCTGGGTGCTGCTGGCTTGGTCTGGGCCGAACAAAGCCATTCCTGTTACTATGGTGCACTAACGGAGTCCCACCCGAGTGAACCATTGGATGGGCCTGCCCcagctgtgtgtatgtcctgAGGCTGCCCAGACACCCAGTCCCATCGCTGTGACCCAGAGGCTGAGGCCCGCACCCGTTCATGCCGAATGTAGCTGGGTTTAACTGCCTGTGAGGCTGAGGCCCGCACCCGTTCATGCTGACTGCAGCTGGGTTTAACTGCCTGTGAACCTCCTGGGGATACTGGTGAGGGATCGTGTGTGGATGGTGGTGAGGATGTGGAGGCTGGGTTGGGACAGGGCTAGCCATCTTCCCTTCATGTCCTGGGCGTCCCTGCCCACTATGGAGAGGCTGGagaccccctctccccccaccaccgGCATGGCTGACCATGGTCTCCATACACAGCAGTGGGAGCTCATGGGAGGTTCTCTGGGCCTCTGGGTTGCTGTAGTGGCCCAGGAAGCGAACCATCTCAGCAGGCCTGACCTTTGGATCTGACAGAGGTCGCATGGGGACCGGGGTGAAGCTGTTcataggtgtgtgggtgtagagGCTCTTGGGATACTCTGGAGGAGGCAGCCGTGATGGGGCCACTGGGGGCAAGGTGTAGGGGTGGTGGTAGACGGTGTTGCTTTGCATCATGGAAGAGTCGTGCGACGTCTCCTGCGGCTGGATCTTGGGCGAGAGGAGAT is a genomic window containing:
- the LOC122131809 gene encoding forkhead box protein O1-A-like, with amino-acid sequence MHLYVSLSPPTQNSIRHNLSLHSRFMRVQNEGTGKSSWWMVNPEGTKSGKPPRRRAASMDNNNKFAKSRGRAAKKKVSVQGVMDENTSSPVSQYSSWLGDSPSSHSNDTFEEWTSFRARASSDASTLSRCHSPFLPEPDDLGEGAEAHLGYQVASGAKMVTPLPSLAEVAGSLGHRSSANSMMEGLLNNLNLLSPKIQPQETSHDSSMMQSNTVYHHPYTLPPVAPSRLPPPEYPKSLYTHTPMNSFTPVPMRPLSDPKVRPAEMVRFLGHYSNPEAQRTSHELPLLCMETMVSHAGGGGRGGLQPLHSGQGRPGHEGKMASPVPTQPPHPHHHPHTIPHQYPQEVHRQLNPAAVSMNGCGPQPHRQLNPATFGMNGCGPQPLGHSDGTGCLGSLRTYTQLGQAHPMVHSGGTPLVHHSNRNGFVRPRPSQQHPGHLSRPERLPSDLDGMSIEHFECDMESVLLDTFMDEDALDQWFPNFTWQAPVSQ